The following are from one region of the Hemitrygon akajei chromosome 6, sHemAka1.3, whole genome shotgun sequence genome:
- the LOC140729177 gene encoding neuronal acetylcholine receptor subunit alpha-3-like isoform X2 — protein METNLWLRHIWNDYKFRWNPVDYDGIKYIRVPADKIWKPDIVLYNNAVGGFQIEDNTKALLKYDGTVTWMPPAIFKSSCPMDITYFPFDYQNCSMKFGSWTYDKAKIDLAIIGSKVNLKDFWESGEWEIIDAPGYKHELKYNCCEEIYPDITYSFYIRRLPLFYTINLIIPCLLISFLTVLVFYLPSDCGEKVTLCISVLLSLTVFLLVITETIPSTSLVIPLIGEYLLFTMIFVTLSIIITVFVLNVHYRTPTTHIMPRWVQKVFLEILPKVMLMRRPLEEKKTEKLKSRQRKDKCIQKDCANHLEYGKFKSAKDQTRSYCLYCKEPMSTVTSNLQGQGPISPQSLESLLGVSVLSSEVQQAIESIKYIADNTRSQNEAKEVEDDWKYVALVIDRIFLWVFTLVCVLGTAGLFLQPLMATE, from the exons ATCTGGAATGATTACAAATTCCGATGGAATCCAGTTGACTATGATGGTATCAAGTACATCCGAGTCCCAGCTGACAAGATTTGGAAACCGGATATTGTACTGTATAACAA TGCCGTTGGGGGTTTTCAAATTGAAGATAATACCAAGGCTCTTCTCAAATACGATGGCACTGTTACCTGGATGCCTCCAGCTATTTTCAAAAGCTCCTGTCCTATGGACATCACCTACTTTCCCTTTGACTATCAGAATTGTTCTATGAAATTTGGATCATGGACTTACGACAAAGCTAAGATTGACCTAGCAATCATAGGGTCCAAAGTAAATCTGAAGGACTTTTGGGAGAGTGGCGAATGGGAGATCATTGATGCCCCTGGATATAAGCATGAACTGAAGTATAATTGTTGTGAAGAGATTTATCCGGACATTACTTACTCTTTCTACATACGTAGACTGCCTTTGTTTTATACTATCAACCTGATCATTCCCTGTCTGTTAATCTCTTTCCTAACTGTTCTAGTTTTTTATCTTCCCTCTGACTGCGGGGAGAAGGTCACTCTTTGTATATCTGTCCTACTCTCTTTGACAGTATTCCTGCTGGTTATCACAGAAACGATCCCTTCAACCTCCCTGGTGATCCCTCTGATAGGCGAGTACCTCTTATTCACGATGATATTTGTGACTCTCTCTATCATTATTACAGTCTTTGTCCTGAATGTTCATTATCGAACGCCAACCACCCACATCATGCCAAGGTGGGTGCAAAAAGTCTTCTTGGAAATCCTACCTAAAGTTATGTTGATGAGGAGGCCTttagaagaaaagaaaactgAGAAACTGAAAAGCAGGCAAAGGAAGGATAAGTGTATCCAGAAAGACTGTGCCAACCACCTGGAATATGGAAAATTCAAGTCAGCCAAAGATCAGACAAGATCATACTGCTTGTACTGCAAGGAGCCCATGAGTACTGTAACCTCTAACCTGCAAGGACAAGGACCAATCAGTCCTCAATCACTTGAATCTCTCCTTGGCGTCTCAGTTCTTTCTTCTGAAGTTCAGCAGGCAATAGAGAGTATCAAATACATTGCAGATAACACACGGAGTCAGAATGAAGCTAAAgag GTTGAAGATGATTGGAAATATGTGGCTCTGGTGATTGACAGGATATTTCTGTGGGTTTTCACTTTAGTTTGTGTTCTTGGAACTGCAGGATTGTTTCTACAGCCATTGATGGCTACAGAATAA